From the genome of Acidobacteriota bacterium, one region includes:
- the bamD gene encoding outer membrane protein assembly factor BamD — MPKTQRFKAGAAMLAVMLIACAAAGCKKTTVEITPEVASSDEALFKMGESFIKKDPEKGLIYLRQVIDSFPKSFYAQRAKLLIADSYFDKGDEGSMILAAAEYREFINLYPYSPSAAYCQYRIAMTFYAKALKPGRDPTRTRQALAEFRRVVANYPLSEYAAQAEEKIRDCEERLAEHTMTIARHYHRARAYRAATSRLTELLTAYPMYSKMDEVYFLLGDSFFLWGQMDQAQPFLTKLLTDFPESSYASRAESRLREIENRAKN, encoded by the coding sequence ATGCCGAAAACGCAACGATTCAAGGCCGGCGCGGCCATGCTCGCCGTCATGCTGATCGCCTGCGCCGCCGCCGGCTGCAAAAAAACCACGGTCGAAATCACCCCGGAGGTGGCCTCTTCGGACGAAGCCCTTTTCAAGATGGGAGAATCCTTCATCAAGAAAGATCCGGAAAAAGGGCTCATTTATCTCCGCCAGGTCATCGATTCCTTTCCGAAAAGCTTCTACGCCCAGAGAGCCAAGCTCCTGATCGCGGATTCCTACTTCGACAAAGGCGACGAGGGCAGCATGATTCTGGCCGCGGCGGAATACCGGGAATTCATCAATCTCTATCCCTACAGTCCCTCAGCGGCCTATTGTCAATACCGTATCGCCATGACGTTCTACGCCAAGGCGCTGAAACCCGGACGCGACCCAACCCGCACCCGGCAGGCGCTGGCCGAATTCCGCAGGGTCGTCGCCAATTACCCGTTGAGCGAATATGCCGCCCAGGCCGAGGAAAAGATCCGGGATTGCGAGGAGCGGCTGGCCGAACACACCATGACCATCGCCCGGCATTATCACCGGGCCCGCGCCTACCGGGCGGCCACTAGCCGCCTGACCGAGCTTCTCACCGCCTATCCGATGTATTCCAAAATGGACGAGGTCTATTTTCTTCTCGGCGATTCCTTTTTTCTCTGGGGTCAGATGGATCAGGCTCAACCCTTCCTGACAAAACTCCTGACGGACTTTCCGGAAAGTTCCTATGCCTCCCGGGCCGAGTCCCGGCTCAGGGAAATCGAAAACAGGGCCAAGAACTGA
- a CDS encoding PASTA domain-containing protein: MIKKRLIDVCLGALVFFNIFFLSAVIFSQVILTGESVSLPDLSGKTVDEARTELARKDLVVIQKGWVFHDLYDRGRIVQQDPAPGSKLQVTKTVQVLVSAGSELVSVPAFEGRSLEAVTPAIRQSGLVRGPLSQIHTPRYPAGRIIAQSPPPGTTIDRNSAVGFLISQGEREQRFLMPDLIGRKADRVIERLRRLDFKVGDIRYSYYPGREAGVIIGQYPPHGFRIQKRNLITLEVSR; this comes from the coding sequence ATGATCAAAAAGAGACTGATTGACGTATGCCTCGGGGCCCTCGTCTTTTTCAATATTTTTTTTCTGAGCGCCGTGATCTTTTCCCAGGTTATCCTTACGGGAGAAAGTGTTTCTCTCCCCGACCTGAGCGGAAAAACCGTGGACGAGGCCCGGACCGAGCTTGCCAGAAAAGACCTTGTCGTTATTCAGAAAGGCTGGGTCTTCCACGATCTCTATGACCGCGGCCGGATCGTCCAACAGGATCCGGCGCCGGGATCCAAGCTTCAAGTGACAAAAACCGTTCAGGTTCTGGTCAGCGCCGGAAGCGAGCTTGTCTCTGTTCCCGCATTCGAGGGACGGAGCCTTGAGGCCGTCACGCCGGCCATCCGCCAGTCCGGTCTCGTCCGAGGACCCCTGTCGCAAATTCACACGCCCCGCTATCCGGCCGGACGCATCATCGCCCAATCGCCGCCGCCGGGGACGACCATCGATCGCAACAGCGCCGTCGGTTTTCTCATCAGCCAGGGCGAACGTGAACAGCGCTTTCTGATGCCGGATCTCATCGGCCGCAAGGCCGACCGCGTCATCGAGCGTCTCCGAAGGTTGGATTTCAAGGTCGGTGATATCCGGTATTCCTATTATCCGGGCCGGGAAGCCGGCGTGATCATCGGACAATATCCGCCGCACGGATTTCGAATCCAGAAAAGAAATCTGATCACTCTGGAGGTCAGCCGCTGA
- the rpe gene encoding ribulose-phosphate 3-epimerase: MVHIAPSLLSANFARLGEAVRMAEDGGADVIHFDVMDGRFVPNITFGPLVVEALRPLTSLPFYVHLMIENPGKFIPAFRQAGADWISFHIEASTHLHKDISLIRESSAQPGLSLNPATPLHLLEEILPELHHVLLMSVNPGWGGQTFIPSSRAKIRKLREWIRREGLSTLIAADGGIDHQNAESLVQDGLDIVIAGSAVYGDPDPVAATARLKQMAERINAEGRS; encoded by the coding sequence ATGGTTCACATTGCTCCTTCCCTTCTTTCCGCAAATTTCGCCCGATTGGGCGAAGCCGTCCGCATGGCCGAAGACGGCGGCGCCGACGTCATCCACTTCGATGTCATGGACGGCCGCTTCGTCCCGAACATCACCTTCGGACCGCTGGTCGTTGAAGCGCTCCGGCCCCTGACCTCGCTTCCGTTTTATGTTCATCTCATGATCGAGAACCCCGGAAAATTCATCCCCGCCTTTCGCCAGGCCGGCGCCGATTGGATTTCGTTTCACATCGAGGCCTCGACCCATCTCCACAAGGATATCTCCCTGATCCGCGAATCCAGCGCCCAACCCGGTCTCTCTCTCAATCCGGCCACCCCTCTGCATCTTCTCGAAGAGATCCTGCCCGAACTCCACCATGTCCTTCTGATGTCGGTGAATCCCGGTTGGGGCGGCCAGACGTTCATTCCATCATCCCGGGCCAAGATCCGGAAGCTCCGGGAGTGGATTCGGCGCGAAGGTCTGTCAACCCTCATCGCCGCGGACGGAGGGATCGACCATCAAAACGCCGAGTCTCTTGTTCAGGACGGACTGGACATCGTCATCGCCGGATCGGCCGTCTACGGCGACCCCGACCCGGTTGCGGCAACGGCCCGCCTGAAACAAATGGCCGAGCGCATCAACGCCGAGGGCCGGTCATGA
- a CDS encoding M20/M25/M40 family metallo-hydrolase, translated as MMTHFKKTFFLCLLIGTLVFPVSAQQPAAPQRTDEQKLVEAMHLISSNVLYDYVKELTSEKFGGRLTGTPEYTASVEWVVSLLESWGVQPAGDNGTYLQSFPNPYTLVFPGGECVLHLPANGDVIRKSYSFDEEFIPGGTSGSGEITAEVIYVGYGITAPELGYDDYAGVDVRGKIVLMEPEVPVPPTGKTMDLFLKWRPYSFHQYKLENAVSHGARGMIYNYGPIGNPNNAYNKDFIYHHVGAVVVADIFAGTGRTHKEILADIRRELKPRSFATGKIMTLKNVTEHHPDGVGVNVVGVIPGSDPALKDEVILIGGHLDHLGRMWELMPGANDNATAVAVGLGIAEAMMKCEIKPKRTILFNFFGSEEQGVAGSKFYTENPIYPLEKTLVFINMEGPGVGDKISASGGTTYPDFWAFIEKANAKYIHRTLSTRPAAYPGRPRQDSAWFFWKGVPSLTFGAYGKPTPYPTYHNTKDTIDLVTPEIMEDIARLLFMAVMDMAARPELDFRPGK; from the coding sequence ATGATGACGCACTTCAAGAAAACGTTTTTCCTCTGTCTTCTGATCGGAACGCTTGTCTTCCCCGTTTCCGCCCAACAGCCGGCCGCACCCCAGCGGACCGACGAGCAGAAACTCGTCGAGGCCATGCATCTTATCTCCAGCAACGTCCTTTATGATTATGTCAAAGAGTTGACATCGGAGAAATTCGGCGGCCGCCTGACCGGAACTCCCGAATACACGGCCAGTGTCGAATGGGTCGTCTCTCTTCTCGAATCCTGGGGCGTTCAACCCGCCGGCGACAACGGCACATATCTACAATCCTTCCCCAATCCCTACACGCTCGTTTTTCCGGGCGGGGAATGTGTCCTGCATCTTCCGGCGAACGGTGATGTGATCCGGAAATCCTATTCTTTTGACGAGGAATTCATTCCCGGGGGAACGTCCGGTTCGGGGGAGATTACGGCCGAGGTCATCTACGTCGGTTACGGAATCACGGCGCCTGAGTTGGGATACGACGATTATGCCGGAGTCGATGTCCGCGGGAAAATCGTTCTCATGGAACCCGAGGTCCCGGTGCCGCCGACGGGCAAAACCATGGACCTGTTCCTGAAGTGGCGCCCCTATTCCTTCCACCAGTATAAATTGGAAAACGCCGTGTCCCATGGGGCCCGGGGGATGATTTACAACTACGGCCCCATCGGCAATCCCAACAACGCCTACAACAAGGATTTCATCTACCATCATGTCGGGGCGGTGGTCGTTGCGGACATTTTCGCCGGAACGGGCCGGACCCATAAGGAGATTCTTGCGGACATCCGCAGGGAGCTCAAGCCGCGTTCCTTCGCCACGGGAAAAATCATGACCTTGAAAAACGTGACGGAGCACCACCCCGACGGTGTCGGCGTCAACGTCGTCGGCGTCATTCCGGGCAGCGATCCCGCACTCAAGGACGAGGTCATTCTGATCGGCGGACATCTCGACCATCTCGGGCGGATGTGGGAGCTCATGCCCGGCGCCAATGACAACGCTACGGCGGTGGCCGTCGGTCTGGGCATCGCCGAAGCCATGATGAAATGTGAAATCAAGCCCAAGCGGACCATCCTGTTCAACTTTTTCGGAAGCGAGGAACAAGGTGTGGCCGGGTCCAAATTCTATACGGAAAATCCCATCTATCCTCTGGAAAAGACTCTGGTGTTCATCAATATGGAAGGCCCCGGCGTCGGAGACAAGATTTCCGCCTCGGGAGGAACGACGTATCCCGATTTCTGGGCCTTTATCGAAAAAGCCAATGCGAAATATATCCATCGAACCCTGTCGACGCGGCCGGCGGCCTATCCCGGCCGGCCCCGCCAGGATTCGGCCTGGTTTTTCTGGAAAGGCGTTCCCTCACTGACATTCGGCGCCTACGGCAAACCCACTCCATATCCCACCTATCACAACACCAAGGACACGATCGACTTGGTCACGCCTGAAATCATGGAGGACATCGCCCGACTCCTGTTCATGGCCGTCATGGATATGGCCGCCCGGCCCGAGCTCGATTTTCGGCCGGGAAAATGA
- a CDS encoding C-GCAxxG-C-C family protein, producing the protein MMTRIDAAVEDFRKGFSCSQAVLAAFGPDFGLDRETALKISQVFGGGLARSAGTCGAAAGALLVISLKHGRTRPEDTAARETTYALTREFLHTFRKRHDKLDCRDLLGCDISTADGSQKASELKLHETLCPEFIRTAVEILEELLDQPPAQPEA; encoded by the coding sequence ATGATGACAAGGATTGATGCCGCCGTTGAGGATTTCCGAAAGGGTTTCAGCTGTTCGCAGGCCGTTTTGGCGGCCTTTGGACCGGATTTCGGTCTGGACCGGGAGACGGCGTTAAAGATCTCCCAGGTTTTCGGCGGCGGCCTGGCCCGTTCGGCGGGAACCTGCGGCGCCGCGGCCGGGGCCCTTCTCGTCATCAGCCTGAAACACGGCCGGACACGCCCGGAGGATACGGCCGCGCGCGAAACGACCTATGCCCTGACCCGGGAATTTTTGCACACATTCCGGAAGCGGCACGATAAGCTGGACTGCCGGGACCTTCTCGGCTGCGACATCAGCACCGCGGACGGGTCACAAAAAGCCTCCGAATTGAAACTTCACGAAACCTTATGTCCGGAATTCATCAGGACAGCGGTCGAAATCCTGGAAGAGCTTCTCGATCAGCCTCCGGCGCAGCCGGAAGCTTAA
- the miaB gene encoding tRNA (N6-isopentenyl adenosine(37)-C2)-methylthiotransferase MiaB gives MAGGLQGRRFHIRTFGCQMNVSDSEHMAGHLVREGALPAPVPESCDILIVNTCAVRAKSEEKLLSFLGRMAKIKAARGMTIIVAGCVAEIRSSEMRTSRPFIDGFLGPGRIHELPDLLRDVAFSPGIRTGTPAEWIEPPESPVLRESPFSAFVTVMEGCDNFCAYCIVPFSRGRERFRPMSSILHEVEALGRERLAEIQLLGQNVNSYRDPETRIGFSGLLRAVAGSADIPWIRFLTSHPKNFTRDIAETMAAEPRICRHIHLPLQSGSTPVLKRMKRGYTREDFLSLAALLRDLMPGLELSTDIIVGFPEESDAEFSETLDVIRDLRFVNIFSFRYSPRPGTAAARLKDDVPAEVKKNRLLELQAEQKRIQLEKNAGLVGRTVRVLVEGPSRRGPHDVSGRTEAHQVVNFPAGKTTAGRFVNIAVTSAGPYSLRGKIVGPPAGS, from the coding sequence ATGGCCGGCGGACTTCAAGGGCGGCGCTTCCACATCCGGACTTTCGGCTGTCAAATGAACGTCAGCGATTCCGAGCATATGGCCGGACATCTTGTCCGTGAGGGAGCGCTGCCGGCCCCCGTGCCGGAATCCTGCGATATTCTGATCGTCAACACCTGCGCCGTCCGGGCCAAGTCCGAGGAGAAACTCCTATCCTTTCTCGGCCGAATGGCCAAAATCAAAGCCGCGCGCGGAATGACCATCATCGTGGCCGGATGCGTGGCCGAGATCCGGAGTTCGGAGATGCGGACCTCCCGGCCCTTCATCGACGGTTTTCTCGGTCCCGGACGCATCCATGAGCTGCCCGATCTCCTGAGGGATGTCGCTTTCTCTCCAGGCATCAGGACGGGAACGCCGGCGGAATGGATCGAACCCCCCGAAAGCCCGGTCCTCCGCGAGAGCCCGTTCTCGGCCTTTGTCACCGTCATGGAGGGCTGCGACAACTTCTGCGCCTATTGCATCGTCCCCTTCAGCCGGGGACGGGAACGTTTTCGACCCATGTCATCCATTCTTCACGAAGTCGAGGCCTTGGGAAGGGAGCGGTTGGCGGAGATTCAGCTTCTCGGGCAAAACGTCAACTCCTATCGCGATCCCGAAACGCGGATCGGGTTTTCCGGACTTCTCCGGGCCGTCGCCGGATCTGCGGACATCCCCTGGATCCGATTTCTCACCTCTCATCCGAAAAACTTCACCCGCGACATTGCGGAAACCATGGCCGCGGAGCCCCGGATCTGCCGCCACATCCATCTTCCTCTCCAGTCGGGCTCGACCCCCGTCCTGAAACGCATGAAACGGGGATACACCCGCGAGGATTTTCTATCTCTCGCGGCCCTTCTTCGCGACCTCATGCCCGGACTGGAATTGAGCACCGACATCATTGTCGGTTTTCCCGAAGAAAGCGATGCCGAGTTCTCCGAAACCCTGGATGTCATCCGCGATCTCCGCTTTGTCAATATCTTTTCCTTCCGATATTCACCGCGACCCGGAACCGCAGCCGCCCGATTGAAGGACGATGTGCCCGCCGAAGTCAAAAAGAACCGGCTTCTCGAGCTCCAGGCCGAACAAAAGCGGATTCAACTCGAAAAAAATGCAGGATTGGTCGGACGGACCGTCCGGGTCCTGGTCGAAGGCCCGAGTCGACGCGGCCCGCACGATGTCTCCGGCCGGACGGAAGCTCATCAGGTCGTCAATTTCCCCGCCGGAAAAACCACGGCCGGACGGTTCGTCAACATCGCCGTCACGTCGGCCGGACCCTACAGCCTCCGCGGCAAGATCGTCGGCCCACCCGCCGGGTCTTAA
- a CDS encoding GntG family PLP-dependent aldolase yields MTFSDFRSDTVTRPSDAMRRAMAEAVVGDDVLGDDPTVQDLEARAARIMGKDAALYVPSGTMGNSIAVKMWTQELDEVIVEEKSHIYNMESTHMTLISRVTPRPLRSNRGVMDPGDVRNNIRKPSVHIPRTSLICVENTHNSWGGAVLPLENLEALRGLADEHGLKVHMDGARIFNASQASGVPVKDYAARVDSLIFCLSKGLSAPVGSLLVADRSSIEYGRRLRKALGGGMRQVGVLAAPAIIALEEMPARLAEDHARASRLAHGIAGLPGIELDPESVQTNIVLFRFSHPRLSAPAFLEKLKERGVLALAVFAGVRFVTHKDVGDADVDRALEAFRDILN; encoded by the coding sequence ATGACTTTTTCGGATTTCCGCAGCGATACCGTCACCCGGCCTTCGGACGCGATGCGCCGGGCCATGGCCGAAGCCGTGGTCGGCGACGATGTTCTCGGCGACGACCCGACGGTTCAGGATCTCGAGGCCCGGGCGGCCCGGATCATGGGCAAAGACGCCGCTCTCTACGTCCCCTCGGGAACCATGGGAAATTCCATCGCCGTCAAGATGTGGACACAGGAGCTGGACGAGGTCATCGTCGAGGAAAAGTCCCATATCTACAACATGGAATCGACCCATATGACGCTGATCTCCAGGGTCACGCCCCGGCCCCTTCGCTCAAACCGCGGTGTCATGGATCCCGGCGACGTGCGAAACAATATCCGGAAGCCGTCCGTTCATATCCCGCGGACATCGCTTATCTGTGTGGAGAACACTCACAACAGTTGGGGCGGCGCTGTTCTTCCCCTGGAAAATCTGGAGGCCTTGCGCGGCCTGGCCGACGAGCACGGTCTGAAGGTCCATATGGACGGCGCCAGGATTTTCAACGCCTCTCAGGCATCCGGCGTTCCCGTCAAAGACTATGCCGCGCGCGTGGATTCCTTGATTTTCTGCCTGTCGAAAGGACTTTCGGCGCCGGTCGGATCGCTGCTTGTGGCCGACCGAAGCTCAATCGAATACGGCCGGAGGTTGCGAAAGGCCCTCGGCGGCGGGATGAGACAGGTCGGTGTCCTGGCCGCCCCGGCCATCATCGCGCTCGAGGAGATGCCGGCCCGGTTGGCCGAGGACCATGCCCGGGCTTCCCGGCTGGCCCATGGGATCGCCGGGCTTCCGGGCATCGAGCTCGATCCCGAGTCCGTTCAAACAAATATCGTCCTCTTCCGCTTCAGCCATCCCCGGCTTTCCGCGCCGGCGTTTCTCGAAAAATTGAAGGAACGGGGCGTTTTGGCGCTGGCCGTCTTCGCCGGTGTCCGTTTCGTCACCCACAAGGATGTCGGCGACGCCGATGTCGACCGGGCGCTCGAAGCGTTCCGGGATATCCTGAATTAG
- a CDS encoding NAD-dependent epimerase/dehydratase family protein encodes MKSLVTGVAGFIGSHVASRLLDLGHEVTGVDIFTDTYPRWIKERNLARLSGRPGFHFLETDLETPALPEILRGVETVFHLAAQAGVRASWGRSFSEYIKNNIQATQNLLETCLGLPDLRRFVYASSSSVYGLTSDLPMKETSPVRPLSPYGVTKLSAEQLCFLYFKNYGVPTVSLRFFTVYGPGQRPDMAFHKFFKALGREEAIPVFGDGRQTRDFTFIDDIVAANLAAVERGRPGETYNIGGGHRETLADVIALLEDVCGKNARLDSQPVQKGDVPDTWADIDKAGRDLGYAPATDLRLGLEQEWKWIRGLYAF; translated from the coding sequence ATGAAAAGCCTGGTCACAGGGGTGGCGGGTTTCATCGGATCCCATGTCGCCTCCCGGCTCCTGGACCTGGGTCACGAGGTCACGGGTGTCGATATTTTCACCGATACCTATCCCCGATGGATCAAGGAAAGAAACCTGGCCCGCCTGTCGGGCCGGCCCGGCTTTCATTTTCTCGAGACCGACTTGGAGACCCCGGCTCTCCCCGAAATCCTTCGCGGGGTCGAGACTGTGTTTCATCTGGCGGCCCAGGCCGGCGTGCGGGCCAGTTGGGGGCGGAGTTTTTCGGAATATATCAAGAACAACATCCAGGCAACGCAAAACCTTCTCGAAACCTGCCTCGGGCTTCCGGATCTCCGGCGTTTCGTCTACGCCTCGTCCTCATCGGTCTACGGGCTCACATCCGATCTGCCCATGAAGGAAACGAGCCCCGTGCGGCCCCTGTCCCCCTACGGCGTAACCAAGCTTTCGGCCGAACAGCTCTGTTTCCTGTATTTTAAAAACTATGGAGTTCCGACCGTATCCCTGCGCTTTTTCACGGTGTACGGCCCCGGCCAAAGACCCGACATGGCGTTTCACAAATTTTTCAAGGCCCTGGGCCGGGAAGAAGCCATTCCGGTTTTCGGCGACGGGCGGCAGACCCGGGACTTCACCTTCATCGACGACATTGTCGCCGCCAACCTGGCCGCCGTCGAGCGCGGACGCCCGGGAGAAACCTACAATATCGGCGGCGGACATCGGGAAACCCTGGCCGATGTCATCGCTCTTCTGGAAGACGTTTGCGGAAAAAACGCCCGTCTGGACAGTCAACCGGTTCAGAAAGGAGACGTCCCCGACACCTGGGCTGACATCGACAAGGCCGGGCGGGACCTGGGATACGCCCCGGCGACCGACCTCCGCCTGGGACTCGAACAAGAATGGAAATGGATTCGGGGGCTCTACGCTTTTTAA
- the recN gene encoding DNA repair protein RecN: MLKSLRIRNLATIEDLQLDFEAGFTVMTGETGAGKSVIIDSIRLILGEKASSDMVRTGKAEAAVEAVFEPLSPPPPGLEDLAAGDEDLLIQRTIAEQGSGKCYINGVLVPLRKLREIAPRLVDIYGQNDHVFLLELQNHLLYLDAFLDASELKDKTAAAAARIKELLRRKKELEEKKAGREARLDILDYQIREIEAVRPDPGEEAALLQERDILKNAEKIAVAVDSALNLAYENENALLSALEKLLADLRDLRPFLPALRDFEKPLEDFGIQLRELADTLIRFRDGQPSPENLEAVEERLDLLEKLKRKYGGSIAAVCDYADRAREEYRDLLENRETLEDIASSLAGAFEDYIRTAGELSRRRSQAAEELGGIIEREIALLGMKKARFEPRLSSRAPDLADPSTLRESGTDDVEFLISPNPGEELRPLRRIASGGELSRIMLALKSAGRESEEIKTLIFDEIDSGIGGRTAEFIAEKLRTLASRHQVLCITHLPKIASSAARHVRIEKKVAEERTFTSAFAVNGEDRVMEIARLVAGSRISEASLETAREMLGIGAGIRPEKERT; encoded by the coding sequence ATGCTCAAGTCTCTCCGCATCCGGAACCTGGCCACCATCGAGGACCTCCAGCTCGACTTCGAAGCCGGCTTCACCGTCATGACCGGGGAAACCGGGGCCGGAAAATCCGTCATCATTGATTCCATCCGCCTGATTCTGGGTGAGAAAGCCTCTTCCGACATGGTTCGGACCGGGAAAGCGGAGGCGGCCGTGGAGGCCGTCTTCGAACCCCTCTCTCCTCCTCCGCCCGGCCTGGAAGATCTCGCCGCCGGAGACGAGGATCTTCTTATCCAGAGAACGATCGCCGAACAGGGATCGGGCAAATGCTACATCAACGGCGTGCTCGTTCCCCTGCGCAAGCTGCGCGAAATCGCCCCCCGTCTTGTGGACATCTACGGCCAAAACGACCATGTGTTTTTGCTCGAGCTGCAGAATCATCTTCTCTATCTGGACGCGTTTCTGGACGCCTCCGAACTCAAGGACAAGACCGCCGCCGCCGCCGCCCGCATCAAGGAACTTCTCCGCCGAAAAAAAGAACTTGAAGAAAAAAAAGCAGGACGCGAGGCGCGCCTGGACATTCTTGATTATCAAATCCGCGAGATCGAAGCCGTGCGCCCGGATCCCGGAGAAGAGGCGGCCCTGCTCCAGGAAAGGGACATTCTCAAAAACGCCGAAAAGATCGCCGTGGCCGTCGATTCGGCCCTGAACCTGGCTTATGAAAACGAGAATGCCCTCCTGTCCGCATTGGAAAAGCTGCTGGCCGATCTCCGCGATCTCAGGCCCTTTCTTCCCGCCCTCAGGGACTTCGAAAAACCCCTGGAGGACTTCGGGATTCAGCTTCGGGAACTCGCGGACACGCTGATTCGATTCCGTGACGGACAACCTTCCCCGGAAAACCTGGAGGCCGTCGAGGAAAGACTGGATCTTCTGGAAAAACTCAAAAGAAAATACGGCGGATCCATCGCCGCCGTCTGCGATTACGCCGACAGGGCCCGGGAGGAATACCGGGACCTGCTCGAAAACCGGGAGACCCTTGAGGATATTGCATCTTCCCTGGCCGGCGCTTTCGAGGATTATATCCGGACGGCCGGGGAACTCAGCCGCCGCAGATCCCAAGCGGCCGAAGAACTCGGCGGAATCATCGAAAGGGAAATCGCTCTTCTGGGCATGAAAAAGGCACGATTCGAACCCCGTCTTTCGTCCCGGGCCCCCGACCTCGCCGATCCCTCAACCTTGAGGGAGAGCGGAACGGACGACGTGGAATTTCTCATTTCTCCGAATCCCGGTGAGGAACTTCGCCCGTTGAGACGGATTGCATCCGGCGGCGAGCTGTCCCGGATCATGCTGGCCCTGAAATCGGCCGGCCGGGAATCCGAAGAGATCAAAACCCTGATTTTCGACGAGATCGATTCCGGAATCGGCGGCCGGACGGCCGAGTTTATCGCCGAAAAGCTTCGGACGCTGGCCTCGCGACACCAGGTTCTCTGCATCACGCATTTGCCGAAAATCGCCTCTTCGGCGGCCCGCCATGTCCGCATCGAAAAAAAGGTGGCCGAAGAGAGAACCTTCACCTCGGCTTTCGCCGTCAACGGCGAGGATCGCGTCATGGAAATTGCGCGACTGGTCGCCGGGAGCCGCATCTCCGAAGCCTCGCTCGAGACCGCACGGGAGATGCTTGGCATCGGAGCGGGGATCCGACCTGAAAAGGAGAGAACATGA
- a CDS encoding S8 family peptidase codes for MMMTTKRGKTAGRISIFGAVLAAAALASAALSVETDRRIRRNLSGEAPVIQTSPEVRDRSGDGARYAENRVLIRFKPGITIQGAQALLKAYGTAPLERIPHVGVHIVPIPDGVSVKEFLGALKRNPDVLYAEPDFSTRLALTPNDEFFWRQYALSNTGNNLRGVPGAPTGKRSADIKATAAWEETQGDPDVIIAVLDTGVDMNHPDLINKLVSRGRDFVNDDNDASDDHWHGTHVAGIAGAETNNTQGIAGVAWKCPILPVKVVDNKGVGYYSWLIQGIIYAVQNGAQVINISLGGDDVSDSLRDTLKFAYEENIVIVAAAGNEAGPVLYPAAYTDYALAVAATDSEDQRTAWSNTGAEVDVAAPGDLILSLVPTWYFGPQFPPYAYASGTSMAAPHVAGMAALVRSLKPWLKAGDVMNIIRYSAEDVNADEHPGRDDHIGYGRINMEKAIVPLKLKTKF; via the coding sequence ATGATGATGACGACAAAACGCGGCAAAACGGCCGGCCGCATTTCGATCTTCGGCGCCGTCCTGGCCGCCGCCGCGCTGGCTTCGGCCGCCCTCTCCGTTGAAACCGATCGCCGTATCCGCCGCAATCTCTCGGGAGAGGCTCCGGTCATCCAAACAAGCCCTGAAGTCCGGGACCGATCCGGCGACGGAGCCCGTTATGCGGAGAACCGGGTTCTCATCCGTTTCAAGCCCGGCATCACCATCCAGGGCGCGCAGGCGCTTCTGAAAGCCTACGGAACGGCTCCTTTGGAAAGGATCCCCCACGTCGGCGTTCACATTGTCCCGATCCCGGACGGCGTTTCCGTCAAGGAATTCCTTGGCGCACTGAAAAGGAATCCCGATGTTCTCTATGCCGAGCCCGATTTCTCGACCCGGCTGGCCCTCACACCGAACGACGAATTTTTCTGGCGCCAGTACGCCCTGTCCAATACCGGGAATAATCTTCGTGGTGTCCCCGGCGCCCCCACCGGAAAGAGAAGCGCCGACATCAAGGCGACGGCCGCTTGGGAAGAAACCCAGGGCGACCCCGATGTCATCATCGCCGTCCTGGACACCGGCGTGGACATGAATCATCCGGATCTCATCAACAAACTCGTATCCCGCGGACGGGATTTCGTCAATGACGACAATGACGCCTCCGACGACCATTGGCACGGCACCCATGTCGCCGGAATCGCCGGAGCCGAAACCAACAACACCCAGGGCATCGCCGGCGTGGCCTGGAAATGTCCCATTCTTCCCGTGAAGGTTGTGGACAATAAGGGAGTCGGCTATTACAGTTGGCTGATCCAGGGCATCATCTATGCCGTACAGAACGGCGCCCAGGTGATCAACATCAGCCTGGGAGGCGATGACGTATCGGATTCCCTGCGTGACACGCTGAAGTTCGCCTACGAAGAGAACATCGTCATTGTCGCCGCAGCCGGAAACGAAGCCGGGCCCGTTCTCTATCCTGCGGCCTATACGGACTATGCCCTGGCCGTCGCGGCCACGGATTCCGAAGATCAACGGACCGCCTGGTCGAATACCGGCGCCGAAGTGGACGTGGCCGCCCCGGGCGACCTGATTCTCAGTCTTGTCCCGACGTGGTATTTCGGCCCGCAGTTTCCCCCCTACGCCTATGCCTCGGGGACGTCCATGGCCGCTCCGCATGTCGCGGGGATGGCCGCGCTTGTCCGGAGTCTCAAACCCTGGTTGAAAGCCGGAGACGTCATGAACATCATCCGGTACTCGGCCGAAGACGTCAACGCGGATGAACACCCCGGACGCGACGATCACATCGGATACGGACGCATCAACATGGAAAAGGCCATCGTTCCGCTCAAGCTCAAAACAAAATTCTGA